The Solea senegalensis isolate Sse05_10M linkage group LG11, IFAPA_SoseM_1, whole genome shotgun sequence genomic interval tcacctatctgtactgtacttttttttctagcaactttaacttttactccactacatttcctctaactatttTTGTTACCCATCACTACCAAGTAAAATCAGAAGAGTTGATatcatggtctgtatttatatagagcttttctagtcttgagcactcattcacacgcttcaacatggggttaagtgtttatttttttcagttctgtctgtctttttctgtcgTTCTTGCAATTTGTGGCGcaatgctgccatctgctggacatGACATATTCGTgatcgatggatggattgatttagttttttagggggggcagcccgtggccaagtggaaagggaacttgacttgtaaccagaaggtcgccaggttcaaatccccacccggccaaaaagggctggggtacccctgagcatggtacccaacccccccaatgctccccgggcgccactcagtgtggcagcccactgctcctaattctaggatgggtcaaaatgcagaggaatactttccctaaggggattaataaaaaaaacccactaaaaAACTAACTTTAGGCAGGGGGAAGCACGTATTCAGTAAGGATGTGcgagaatttcaaaataaaagtctccaaCAAACTTCGTTCCACACTCCAACCGTGGATGCAGTATGACACCAACACAGTAGGTGGCAGTCGCCAGCCATGAATCAGAAGaaaaaccaggaagtgatgtcatccTTTAGACTCTCGTCTCGTACGGAAACGATAGGCCTGTCAATACTTAAGTGGTAATTTTCATGTGTCTGAACAACTTTTATTTGTTGATGTTCGTCTCCCGAAAAGTAATGTGTAAGGACCACATTGTTATGCACACGTTATTGTAAAGTTACTCGAGTTGCCTCGGCTATTTCAGGCTTGGCAGCGTAAAAGCTAAGCTTGTTTACATTCGGGATAGTTAGCAAATTACCATTTTCTAGACAGTTTCCAGTAAATGGCCTGCACTTTGGAAAAAGTGTTGGGCGATGCTCGGACTCTTCTCGAGAGGCTGAAGGAGCACGACACGGCTGCGGAGGGGCTGATCGAGCAGTCCGGGGCCCTCAGCCAGAGAGTGCAGGGCATGAAAGAGGTCGGGAATGCCCTTCCAGACAAGGTGAGGACGACCATTTCAATATTACACACATTTGTCCTGCTTGCAGCTTTATTCAACACATTAACTGAGGGGTTTCATTCATATTCACGGACGTTTAATGATCAATAACATGCACGCACTCTGTAATAACTGACTGAGGACGGACTCAGCTGGGGTCTAACTTGGCTCTAGTTTGAGTAAAGCTTGGTTAAATACACAGCATCTAAATATTTTCCGTCCAGACACCACAATCATTTGTCTTAAAATAGCTCATTGTATCTTTCAAATCCCAAGCTAATGTCTCCAGATGATGACAAAGACACTAATTGTCTGAATTGGTTTCAGTACTTTTGATTTGAATAATCTTTATAGGCAGACCAATACATCTGCCCTGTTGATTTTGGCCATTAGCTGATTAAATTAATTGGCTTGATGAATGctactaaaaatgtatttgaaaattaagtTATTTAGTGATGTGTTTCattaatttaatatttcttggtgtttttatgaaactgatgcatttttaaaacaggGATACAAGTCTCTGTATTACCCTCTCTCCCTGCTTTACTGCTTTCTCCCCTCAGCACACAGAAGACACTTTGGAGATTCAGGAGCTGACCAAGTACAAGCCACATGTCCTTCTGACTCAGGAAAATACTCAAATCAAGGAGCTACAGCAAGAGAATAAAGGTGAAAATAAacccacccactcactcacacattctgtTGTTATTagttgttattttatatatgtctGTCCCTGCAGAACTATGGCTGTCCCTCGAAGAACACCAGTATGCACTTGAGTTGATCATGGGTCGATACCGCAGGCAGATGCTTCAGTTAATGATGGCGAGAAAGGAGCTGGACACTAAACCTGTACTCAACCTCCATGAGGACCATGCAAAGGTACACTGGCTGTCTGCATGTGCTGTGTCATTCACAGAAAGGGTTAAACAGTGTTAAATTTACAGTCAAAAATGCACTGATTTGGGGAATTTCCTTGCATTCTAAATTGGCCAGGAAGTGCAGAACCAGTTGGAGCGAATATGTGAGATGGGCCAGGTGATGAGAAAAGCAGTGCAAGTGGACGATCAGCACTACTGCTCTGTTCGTGAGAGGCTTGCTCAACTCGAGGTGAGTTCAACAAGTGAAGATGTTCCACTGAATGAATCTGTGTTACTGTAGACCTTCTCACATGCTTTTATGCTATCAGCTGAGTTTGTTCACCTGAACAGCAACAGGAATATGACTGTTCAGTGTTTCATTTATCAGGATTTTCTGATGTCATaccaacagacaaaaaaaaggatatgaATTTATCAATAATCAGAACTCCAAAAGTAGTtgtgataattattatttatgaattaaaattaTTCATTAAGTATCATTATCAATATAATTTATGTagtgtcttaaatgtgaattgcATTATGCACATTTATTGGTTTTTCCAGTGATAATTAAAAGCATTTTACATATCATACAGTAAAACTGAGACACTGTCTCTGGAAGTAATTGTCACTGCTGTGGTTTATTTGAAACTCCTGATCTTTGTTGGTTGCGTACAAACCtgaattacttttttaatatttatagcATTTCTGATGCAAATTGGTTATTTCTTTCTGTACACAATCGCcacttttctgtgattttcagaTTGAGAATAAGGAGTTGCGAGACCTCCTGGCTATCAGCAAGGGCTCTGTGAAGACAGCAAGAGAAGAAACTGACCAGCCAGCAACAGTAGCATCAGAACACCAGCAACCAAAGAGTGACCAGAACAGCTTCAGTGTGGACAGTGAATAAGGAAACATGTCATTCAGGACCAGGAGACAGGGTTGATGATCTCTTCAACTGTATTTACCACATtctattttttctttctaaagATGAGATGCTGTCAGACCATAGCGTCTGTTTTGTAGCGATGGCCACTTAAACTTAGCATTTACCTGTGGGTATATCTGGTAGCTGTTTAAATAGGTACAATGCTcatatgtataaatacacatgtaCTACAAATTGTAAAAGCAAAGGggatttatttagttttttttgccaAAGACAGATTTACTTGTCAATTACAGTGTCTCTACCTCTCTGTTGCCCCTTTGCtgttcactcacactcacaatgtgtaaaaaaaatcttacaTGCTATGGCTTCATTCAGTATGTCTAACATGAAATCAACTCGTGCATTACACCATTGTAAGATGTTGTGCATGATAATCACTTTGCCAACATAATGACCTTTGGCTGTTTCGCACAGTTTGCCTGCTGAGTAGTGACGGTGGGTCATTTATATGTGAGTGTTTGAAACATTTGTCAGACTGTTTGTAGGATTCATATGTAACATAATTTCCATGTTTagtactttgtgtgtgttaaaagcTCCTTTTTCTAGTCATCAGATTTGGATGCAGCATATTCAAATGTTCCAGCTGgtggtacatttttatttaatggtaacaatttcaaaaatatgCCAGCATTTTGTTGAATGAATATTGAATGTTTGCACACTGTATGCTATCAAAGAAATTGTATATTGTCATCTCAGGAAATCAGTGTTATTAAGGTGAACATGGTGTTGCACTTTGTAACAGTGTACTAATTTGTGTCAAACAAAatttcactcaaaaaaaaaaaataaatttgtaGAAAATACGGTTTTGCGTCTGTGATGAGCAGCTGGAATTTGTAGCTGACAAATCGtagaattagtcatttttgcatgagcaatgggggattgggtgctCAGGGGCACCCGAGCCCTTGGCCCATTCCAGGATTGAACCAGTGACTGGGAGTCCAATTCCTTttctcttggccatgggctgacTGAGAGAGGATGGGAAACGTTTtaagattaaataaaatgcGTTTTTGGATAGTTTTCATCTGACTCAATACACACTACCCCAGGCCTCTTTTCTTAAGACAttatgtgtacctaataaagtgacctgTAGACCATCTGCCTCAAGTTTTGACATACCTTGccttcagagatggtcttctggATATGTGGTCGTTACAAAAGGTTACTTGAGTTATTGTTGGATTTCTATCACCTTGAATCAGTCTGGTCATTGTCCATTGTCCTCTGGCATCAAAGAGCTCCTGCCCACTggaaatgttctgtttttttggggtAATTCTCTGCATACACTggatatgtttttatttgaaattcccAGTAAGTAAGatgtttctgaaatattcacaCCAGCCTGTCAGGCAGCAACTACCATGTCACATTTGAATTCACTTTAATTATTGTTCTGTGCCATTCTGATACTGAggttgaacttcagcaggtcgtcttgaccatgtctacatgcctaaatgcataGAGTTACTGCTGGCATGTAATTAGATGATTATTCGATACTTGTTATAACAGGCAGCTGAAgagatgtacctaataaagtgaccgaTGAGTGTATTTGTAGACCAATTACTTTGTGCACTTTTACCGCAAGATGGCGTCGTTGAACCACATTGCTTGGGCAACGTATCGCGAGATTGTGAGACAAGTTATTATTGCTGCGTTCCAGTGTCGAGGGATGAACAGACATTAATGGTATTTTGGTGAGTTGTGTCAAGTTGATGTTATCACCAGCGCCAACTCGACTTTTAAACTGGCATCATAACTTATAACTCATAACTGTAAACCGTCTCTGAGTTCTGATTTTGTATTCAAATATTGTAGTTCTACGCATCTCCGACCGTACGTGAAGGCAGCACCAGCTTGACATCTCTAGCCTGACGGAAGCTAATGTTCAGCATGTCTGAAAAGGAGCTGGGGAAAAAGTGGGACCGGTGCCTCGCAGACGGTGCCATCAAACTTGGTAAATATCCCAGAGTCTCCCTCCTGTAGCGACACTGTTATGTCcctgaataaattaaaaacatatcaGCGGTTTTCACTGTAATCCACAGCTGTCATTGAGTGAGCGAGAGGCTAACTAGCTAGCTACAAAGGGCTCGCAAAGGGCAACTGAATAGATAGCGAGATATCttgactttttaaatttgaaatgatggttgaaaatagaaattaaaaaaatgttgataaaaatgtaatactgGTGCTTTGTTTTAGCGCTTCCTAGACTTTGTTATTGCAATGTTCTACAGGCCATTCAGAAAACATAGGATCTCTTGCCAATTCACACGTCTGCTACACCCATGGTTCTTAAACTGGTACACGCGAGCTTCCTCtcgtggtacttggaggaaaatcggaaatactgttctactgtatgtatacCACGGTGTGTCTTCGgggtggagctgaggaattttgagccagtgtgtagaaaatggaatgaaaaaatgaaatggtgATTATTAGTCACTTTATCCTttgctccatcttcatctaatttgactataccagtgtgtgaagtacatgtgaggatgatgagagaacaactgatcttattgggaataaatctgcctcctgtgaaaagtctgtagctgactttgctcatcCCATTTACACTACTGTGATAATGGAATAACTTAAAGAGCTCAATGTGTTTTCAGGTGGTAcatggtataaaaagtttgagaaccactggtctgtgacattaaaatgttatatGACACATTAGCCACTGCTAAATTCCTCACGTAAGCCTATTCAAAACACcaataattattcatttatcatCAATTAACAATAGAAGTATTGCATTACACATCAACATATATGCTACATGAAACAGAATACATGCAGTGAATGTAAATGAGTAAGTATTTCCtcacagtaaaaacagagaaataaatacatcacattCTCATCCATGTCCCtctttgtcctcttttttttaggCACAGGACTGGGTTTGGGGATCGTCTTTTCTGTTCTCTTCTTTAAACGTAAGTAATTCCAGTGAAGTGCTGCTGCAGTACGTCTTGAATCTTGGGCCCCGTTCAGACCTGCTATTTACATCCATCCTGAGAGAGCTAATCACAGGAGCACAGCATTATTTTACGATTCAATCATGCAATcagaatttatttatatagcattattcacccattcacacatctgtacagtcatCTGAGTTAATCACATccaaataaaatacagacatTGATTTCAGAGAGACAAGGGGGATATAATTTAAGAGGGCCCCccattttttaatttagtgatttggagattggcacagcaccccccgcgaccctcatcgaggataaagtggtagaagatggatggatgggataAAGTAGTCTATAAATTGAGTTGCCTATCAAACCACTTCGATGTGGCTTGAGTGCTCAGATCAGAGGATGCGTCACACTGTGCTCTTGTGATCAGGTCAGTCAGGACAGattttaataccaggtctgaacagtgTCTGCTACTGCGAACATCGAAAGAAAGGCTTTTTCTTACAACAGCCGTTGGAGTGTTTTAATTTGTCAAATGGTTTCtaactaaaaaaatattttactgaTGATTTGTAAAACTTGAGTTTTGAGAATTGCACCAATAACACCATCACAAAAGAAGTGATGTAGAGgatatgaacaaaaaaaaaggactagAATATGAATAGTTTTGTATAGTATATATTTAGTATTTTAGTGTATGACATAGTTGAGATGTAAAGTACCTTGTTTCGTTTCGTTTGCAGGGCACACGTGGCCGATTTCATTCGGCTCAGGAGCGGGACTTGGCATGGCATATGCCAACTGTCAGAATGACCTCAGGTCACATTACCTGCTGCACAGAAGGGAAAAAGTTAgttgttgttgatttattaaatttttaacacctcatgtctttgtctttatgaataaaaataatataatgtaatccgatttctgttttctttaacagGAACAATAACTGCAAGTCAACGAGggactgtctttttttttttttgttatttgttctaTTCGTTTTGTCAATGGGAGAGTGATCATTTGCACTGTTCCACAGTTAGATCCACATTTCCCGTTAATCAGTCCATCCCGAGTACGACTGTGTATGTGCCTGATAAGGACggtctgtgtttatttaataaaggaatcagaacaacaaaaatgtgatgtttaatTTGTCTTGAGACACCATttatattgaaaaaaagaattaacTGATGTATTACTACAGCAGCCAGATTAAAATGTACACAGCTTAAGCGCTAATGGCTGCACTTGAAAGAGTAATAGGAGTCAAGTGTTCATGTagctttttcagtttgtttgtgaatatgagtgggagtgttttttgttttttgtgttttttttaatctccccAGAAATGTGACGGGAAGGCAGGTTGCAGGCAGGTGGTTGTTGGGGACACACGAGTGCAAACACAGCGCCATAAGGTGGTGGGCTTGGTGTGGATGAAAGGGGGTCAGAAGGTTGGCAGCAGTTGATCCGATGTGGCAGATGACTTGGTTGTAGTGATGAAGATGAGTCATGAGAGGGCATGAGAAATGAAAGCGTTGTATGTTTAGCATTTGACAAGGCTTTTTAAGAGCACTCTGGGCTTTAGGCTATTCATGAtgagatctgtgaagtattcAAGTATGACTCTCAGGAAGTGAACAAACTATTATGTTCTGTTGAGTTAGACAAAGAAGTAGTGACAAGGTTTTTGCTTTCAAAATGATACTGGGAAATCTGGCAATCTGTCATTCTAAATAGCTTTAAAAGCAATTTTCAGCTGAGAAGTTAGGCTTAATTTACCTTaacgacaaaaaaagacatggaATAAGAGGAACAGGTCATTATCTTGTATTCACACCTTAATTTTAAAACACCACGACTGGTCAGGCCAAATGGGTCACAGATTTCACAGATTGTATGTTAATCACTTGTGTATAATCAGTTGAAATCGAAAGCTGTAATGTCATTGCAGCACCTaacactcattcacacaaatCTGTGGTTAACACAAAAAGCATCATCAGCACACcaatacatatatactgtagtatTCAGTACAAAAATCTTGCATATACTGAAATAGTGATTTGCAGTGAAATACAACTGTGCCATTTGTGGAGAAACCAGTAACACAATGAACAGTgaaaatgtggaaaagaaaagcaaaaaaaacaaaaaaacaagttcattaCAAGGTTATTGAATCGAAGGATGATTATGTGACAATTTGTAAGGCAGAGCTATATATAGATCATTATATATGGAGCCTAATGGAGCCAGCTAAGACTGATCATTATATGcctacttgtttgtttttaattgtgcttcatggaaataaacaaaggaaaaatgcACTATTTTCCAAATAGATACAACTTTAAGTAAAATCAAAtcttaatcacacacacatatatatatatgtacatatatataaaaagattCAGTCATTATACttaaacagataaaaatatcatcacacagagacagaacacCCACACTAGTCTCTATGATGCAGATTGAGCATGTCTCGGCTGTGATGGTGCATGGTTATGCATTAACAGCTCAATGCTTTGACACGCTTCTTCTCAGTAGGCGTGCGCTCGGGCTGGAAGGTACGCTGGAGTGGCCGACAAAGGGATTAACAGGAGCGAATGAAAAAAGGCAGCAGCTCAAGGACCCTGATACTTGTAGAGCACTCATGAATGGAGCCTTGCTTACAAATGACTGGCTGCAGTGTATTGTGACCGTTGCTGCCtctcaaagtaaaaaaaataaaaggtctTGTGAAACAAGGCAGCAGATCTCCAGTTCAGCAGAGGACCTACAGAAGCTGCACAATGCCACTTCTGAGAGGTGAGAGCCAACTCTGAGaattgtttccttttcttcttaATATTTACAAGTTTCTCTCTCCGGAGgcttatctctgtgtgtgcctTCATCACTGTGACATGCTGCCTTGAAGCTCTCTGTCTGCACTCAAGTGGCTTATTCTGGCTCGTAGCTGTGGATGAGACAGGGACATGCTGGTGAGGATGGAGAGATGAATGAAAGTCTTGTTGATTTTTGTGACTACACTGGTGGCAGTGGAGGCGAGCCCGGGACACCTGGATCTGTTCCTGCCAGATGGAGATGgaattatttattcatggaaAACAGTCCGTTTGACGTTGACAGGGCGAGGATTGGTTGGCTTCTCAACACAAGAACCTTTTTATATTCTTCTTGATCAACGGTATTGCTGAAGTGAGAGCTTTGGAGAACTCTTTCAAGTCTATCAACTACAGCGGTGCCTCACAAGGGACCTCAGGAACTTGTATTTTGGTCACCATGGCTGACTCTCACTTGTCTGGCTCTGCTGGAAGCTACAACAGCAGCTTTCCCACCACCAGTACTTGGAACATCACTGGCAGTGGCCCGTGGTTGTTGGCCTTCATGCTGACGGTCATCATCCTCATGACCGTCTGTGGCAACATGTTGCTTATCGCTGTGGTGTTCGCCCACCGCTCCCTGCGCTGCACGTCAAACTGCTTCTTGGTGTCTTTGTTCCTGTCTgacctcatggtggcgctggtGGTTATGCCCCCAGCCATGCTCAACGTGCTGTGTGGGGCCTGGGTGTTATGGCCTGCCTTT includes:
- the sike1 gene encoding suppressor of IKBKE 1, which gives rise to MACTLEKVLGDARTLLERLKEHDTAAEGLIEQSGALSQRVQGMKEVGNALPDKHTEDTLEIQELTKYKPHVLLTQENTQIKELQQENKELWLSLEEHQYALELIMGRYRRQMLQLMMARKELDTKPVLNLHEDHAKEVQNQLERICEMGQVMRKAVQVDDQHYCSVRERLAQLEIENKELRDLLAISKGSVKTAREETDQPATVASEHQQPKSDQNSFSVDSE
- the micos10 gene encoding MICOS complex subunit MIC10, with protein sequence MFSMSEKELGKKWDRCLADGAIKLGTGLGLGIVFSVLFFKRHTWPISFGSGAGLGMAYANCQNDLRSHYLLHRREKEQ